A portion of the Gasterosteus aculeatus chromosome 12, fGasAcu3.hap1.1, whole genome shotgun sequence genome contains these proteins:
- the LOC120831580 gene encoding relaxin-3 receptor 1-like, with amino-acid sequence MEDTFNHSGACNRSSPGDDKFSFEDIDVSADGTPILRILISVVYSVVCAVGLVGNLLVVFLMRLRQGRKRSTINFFIINLAVTDFQFVLTLPFWAVDTAMDFSWPFGDAMCKIILSVTVMNMYASVFFLTAMSVTRYWSVASALRKKAHRRTRRVKWVCAVLWVAATVATAPTSIFSTATVVAGEKLCLLKFPEGHDWLALYHIQKILIAFIIPMLIVCVNYLMLLRFVRRRSMSGGNPKRRSRVTKSVAIVVLSFFCCWMPNHAITFWGVLVKFNAVDWDKSYYLVHTYVFPVTVCLAHANSCLNPVLYCLMRPEIRKMLSGLIWRVSTPSISNQVGTTRYFTQGETQGVVPLQVLDNNPSLLSIIDRKGLPSSSIIQDTT; translated from the coding sequence ATGGAGGACACGTTTAACCACAGCGGAGCGTGTAACCGCAGTTCACCTGGAGATGACAAATTCAGTTTCGAAGACATCGACGTGAGCGCGGACGGCACCCCCATCCTGAGGATACTCATCTCCGTGGTGTACTCGGTGGTTTGCGCGGTGGGCTTGGTGGGGAATTTGCTCGTGGTTTTCCTCATGAGGTTACGACAAGGTCGGAAGAGGTCCACCATCAATTTTTTCATCATCAACTTGGCGGTGACGGACTTCCAGTTCGTGCTCACTCTGCCCTTCTGGGCCGTGGACACCGCGATGGACTTCAGCTGGCCGTTTGGAGACGCCATGTGCAAAATCATCCTCTCGGTCACCGTGATGAACATGTACGCCAGCGTGTTTTTTCTCACGGCGATGAGCGTGACCCGCTACTGGTCGGTCGCCTCGGCCCTGAGGAAAAAAGCGCACCGGAGGACGCGGCGCGTCAAGTGGGTGTGCGCGGTGCTCTGGGTGGCGGCGACGGTGGCCACGGCTCCGACGTCTATTTTCTCCACCGCCACCGTGGTCGCAGGAGAAAAACTCTGCCTCCTGAAGTTCCCCGAGGGGCACGACTGGCTCGCCCTCTATCACATCCAGAAAATATTGATCGCCTTCATCATCCCCATGCTCATCGTCTGCGTAAACTACCTGATGCTGCTGCGCTTCGTCCGGCGGCGCAGCATGAGCGGCGGCAACCCCAAACGGAGATCCAGAGTCACCAAGTCCGTCGCTATTGtggttttgtcctttttctgcTGCTGGATGCCAAACCACGCCATCACGTTCTGGGGTGTCTTGGTGAAATTTAACGCGGTTGACTGGGATAAATCATATTACCTGGTGCACACGTATGTGTTCCCGGTCACCGTGTGCTTGGCGCACGCAAACAGCTGCCTGAACCCGGTGCTTTACTGCCTGATGAGGCCAGAGATCAGGAAGATGCTCAGCGGTTTGATTTGGAGAGTCTCCACTCCGTCCATATCCAACCAGGTTGGCACGACGCGCTATTTTACGCAGGGGGAAACCCAGGGAGTCGTGCCTCTCCAGGTTTTGGATAATAACCCGTCCCTGCTGTCCATCATAGACCGTAAAGGTTTACCGAGCTCCAGCATAATCCAAGACACCACATAA